A region from the Microcella frigidaquae genome encodes:
- a CDS encoding beta-carotene 15,15'-dioxygenase, Brp/Blh family, which produces MTVAADPTTPVGAPSGAREPRARIPFETRLFLPLALLTALAFLIADPEPPLVVQIAAIAILAAVLGMPHGALDPLIARRLGLWRTPLTFAAFNLGYTAVAAAVVSLWLLTPVPSLVAFLLISAAHFGSDWNRARPLALRFLTGAALLSLPSLRDQDAVADLYVTLAGDGARAVAAAQAALGPVLLVGLAVAAVIAARRAPHEAFELLGAAALALLAPPLMFFIVYFCALHSARHLRGGFREEHGHGRRLTLLVVAAYTLAPLALAAVFLVDTAGTAALDEQLLRVVFIGLAALTVPHMALVTLGDRALRSSQV; this is translated from the coding sequence GTGACGGTCGCGGCCGACCCGACCACGCCGGTCGGAGCGCCGTCGGGGGCTCGCGAACCGCGCGCCCGCATCCCGTTCGAGACGCGTCTGTTCCTGCCGCTCGCGCTGCTGACCGCGCTCGCCTTCCTGATCGCCGACCCCGAGCCGCCGCTCGTGGTGCAGATCGCCGCCATCGCGATCCTCGCCGCGGTGCTCGGCATGCCGCACGGTGCGCTCGACCCGCTCATCGCGCGCCGGCTCGGGCTGTGGCGCACGCCGCTGACGTTCGCGGCGTTCAACCTCGGCTACACGGCGGTCGCGGCGGCGGTCGTCAGCCTGTGGCTGCTGACACCCGTGCCGAGCCTCGTCGCGTTCCTACTCATCTCGGCCGCCCACTTCGGCAGCGACTGGAACCGCGCGCGCCCGCTCGCCCTCCGCTTCCTCACCGGCGCGGCCCTGCTCAGCCTGCCGTCGCTGCGCGATCAGGATGCGGTGGCCGACCTCTACGTCACCCTCGCGGGCGACGGCGCGCGTGCGGTGGCCGCCGCGCAGGCCGCGCTCGGGCCCGTGCTACTCGTCGGCCTGGCGGTCGCCGCGGTCATCGCCGCCCGCCGCGCGCCGCACGAGGCGTTCGAGCTGCTCGGCGCGGCCGCTCTCGCCCTGCTGGCTCCGCCGCTGATGTTCTTCATCGTCTACTTCTGCGCCCTGCACAGCGCCCGGCACCTGCGCGGGGGTTTCCGGGAGGAGCACGGCCACGGCCGACGCCTGACGCTGCTCGTGGTCGCCGCGTACACGCTCGCGCCGCTCGCGCTCGCGGCGGTGTTCCTCGTGGATACCGCCGGCACCGCCGCCCTCGACGAGCAGCTGCTCCGCGTGGTGTTCATCGGGCTGGCGGCCCTGACCGTGCCCCACATGGCACTCGTCACCCTGGGCGACCGCGCCCTGCGGTCTTCCCAGGTTTGA
- a CDS encoding FHA domain-containing protein FhaB/FipA: MSELTLLVLRIGFLILMWAFVFAIVYALRSDLFGTKVRRLPTASAASASAAAAFATPSAASAASADPTSPVAAPDPSAPARRLVITSGAKEGLELPLDDDQLTIGRSADSGLIIRDDYTSTNHARLTLRDGVWTIDDLGSTNGTFVKGKKIARPTPVPLGTPVSIGTTTFELRR, translated from the coding sequence ATGAGCGAGCTGACGCTCCTGGTGCTCCGCATCGGGTTCCTGATCCTGATGTGGGCGTTCGTGTTCGCGATCGTCTACGCGCTGCGCTCCGACCTGTTCGGCACGAAGGTGCGCCGGCTCCCCACCGCGAGCGCGGCGAGCGCCAGCGCCGCGGCGGCGTTCGCGACGCCCAGCGCGGCCTCCGCGGCGAGCGCCGACCCGACCAGCCCGGTCGCGGCCCCCGACCCCAGCGCCCCCGCCCGCCGGCTCGTCATCACCTCCGGCGCGAAGGAGGGGCTCGAGCTGCCTCTCGACGACGACCAGCTGACCATCGGCCGCTCCGCCGACTCGGGGCTGATCATCCGCGACGACTACACCTCGACCAACCACGCGCGGCTCACCCTGCGCGACGGGGTCTGGACGATCGACGACCTCGGCTCGACGAACGGCACCTTCGTCAAGGGCAAGAAGATCGCACGACCAACCCCGGTTCCGCTCGGCACCCCGGTGAGCATCGGCACGACGACGTTCGAGCTGCGGCGGTAG
- a CDS encoding PP2C family protein-serine/threonine phosphatase — protein sequence MTTLSAAASHVGKVRANNQDSGYAGEHLFVVADGMGGHAGGDVASALAIQSIAHIDRPFDTASDAAAALRDALLEANQELAETVFEHPELAGMGTTVSGFVRVGDRLALAHIGDSRVYRWRDGTLTQMTKDHTFVQRLVDSGRITAEEAAVHPRRSVLMRVLGDVELSPEIDVEVLETRPGDRWVLCSDGLSGFVEEDRIGELLDENPDAGAAVEALIDESLDHGAPDNVTVIVVGVDDTPSSSAGLPQTVGSASRPLSYVSPTQRRSARLPALLLHPLTPVTDPEDEYFEPESEELLAELLAENKRRKVRRRITWSVGLVLIASLIVGALVAGYQWTQSRYFVGVSNGQVAVFQGVQQGFGPFPLSSVYFESDIDIDDLSPFSRERVESTINARDLPEALSIIDRLQDELD from the coding sequence ATGACGACGCTCTCGGCAGCGGCCTCGCACGTCGGCAAGGTGCGCGCCAACAACCAGGATTCGGGCTACGCCGGAGAGCACCTGTTCGTCGTCGCCGACGGGATGGGCGGCCACGCGGGCGGCGACGTCGCCAGTGCGCTCGCCATCCAGTCGATCGCTCACATCGACCGGCCCTTCGACACCGCCTCCGACGCTGCCGCGGCCCTGCGTGACGCCCTGCTGGAGGCGAACCAGGAGCTCGCCGAGACCGTCTTCGAGCATCCGGAGCTCGCCGGGATGGGCACTACCGTGAGCGGCTTCGTGCGCGTCGGCGACCGCCTCGCCCTCGCGCACATCGGCGACAGCCGGGTCTACCGCTGGCGCGACGGCACGCTCACCCAGATGACGAAGGACCACACCTTCGTGCAGCGGCTCGTCGACAGCGGCCGCATCACCGCCGAGGAGGCCGCCGTGCATCCGCGGCGCTCGGTGCTCATGCGGGTGCTCGGCGACGTCGAGCTCTCGCCCGAGATCGACGTCGAGGTGCTCGAGACGCGACCCGGCGACCGCTGGGTGCTCTGCTCCGATGGCCTGAGCGGCTTTGTCGAGGAGGACCGCATCGGCGAGCTGCTCGACGAGAACCCCGACGCCGGCGCGGCCGTCGAGGCGCTCATCGACGAGAGCCTCGATCACGGCGCGCCCGACAACGTGACGGTCATCGTCGTCGGCGTCGACGACACCCCCTCGAGCAGCGCGGGCCTGCCGCAGACGGTCGGCTCGGCCTCGCGACCGCTCAGCTACGTCTCGCCGACCCAGCGCCGCTCGGCGCGTCTGCCCGCGCTGCTGCTGCACCCGCTCACCCCCGTGACCGATCCGGAAGACGAGTACTTCGAGCCCGAGTCGGAGGAGCTGCTCGCCGAGCTGCTCGCCGAGAACAAGCGCCGCAAGGTGCGGCGGCGCATCACGTGGTCGGTCGGGCTCGTGCTCATCGCATCCCTCATCGTCGGTGCGCTCGTCGCCGGATACCAGTGGACGCAGTCGCGCTACTTCGTCGGCGTCTCCAACGGCCAGGTGGCGGTGTTCCAGGGCGTCCAGCAGGGATTCGGCCCCTTCCCGCTGTCGAGCGTGTACTTCGAGAGCGACATCGACATCGACGACCTCTCGCCGTTCAGCCGCGAGCGGGTTGAGTCGACCATCAACGCCCGCGACCTGCCCGAGGCGCTCTCGATCATCGATCGGTTGCAGGATGAGCTCGACTAG
- a CDS encoding peptidoglycan D,D-transpeptidase FtsI family protein, with protein sequence MNKELRRVSVVTLAMFLALFVSTSVIQVFAVDELRADPRNVRTLYASYSAERGPILVDGRPIAESVEAPESVFAFLRVYSEPGLYAPVTGYFTLNQGNTGIEGAYNDFLTGTANEQFLDQLGALVTGQRPRGAAVELTIDPVVQQAAREAMGDLKGAVVAIEPSTGRILAMVSTPSFDPNRLSAHDTASVIEAYEQLLNDPDDPLINRTISGDQYFPGSTFKVLVAAAAIDSGRFTAESTFPNPATLELPLSDAVVRNATRGPCGSGSTVTIATALRLSCNIPFAELGLALGEETLAEYADRFGFGAELQVPMAVTPSRFPRGLDDAQLMLSSFGQFDVRVTPLQMAMVNAAIANGGNLMQPTLLDRIIAPDLSIIQQPEPTLLGQPVSRATAETVTRLMVDAVANGVAGNARIEGVDVAGKTGTAENGGDAPFTLWFTGFAPADNPRVAVAVVIEDGGGLGQSGSSNQIAAPIGKRVLEAVLSR encoded by the coding sequence ATGAACAAGGAGCTGCGGCGCGTCAGCGTGGTCACCCTCGCCATGTTCCTGGCGCTGTTCGTGTCGACGAGCGTGATCCAGGTGTTCGCCGTCGACGAGCTGCGGGCCGACCCGCGCAACGTGCGCACCCTGTACGCGAGCTACTCCGCCGAGCGCGGGCCGATCCTCGTCGACGGCCGGCCGATCGCCGAATCGGTCGAAGCCCCCGAGTCGGTCTTCGCCTTCCTCCGGGTCTACTCGGAGCCCGGGCTCTACGCGCCGGTGACCGGCTACTTCACCCTCAACCAGGGCAACACCGGCATCGAAGGGGCCTACAACGACTTCCTGACCGGCACCGCCAACGAGCAGTTCCTCGATCAGCTCGGCGCCCTCGTCACCGGCCAGCGCCCGCGCGGCGCCGCCGTGGAGCTGACCATCGACCCCGTCGTGCAGCAGGCCGCGCGCGAGGCGATGGGCGACCTGAAGGGCGCGGTCGTCGCCATCGAGCCCTCCACCGGTCGCATTCTGGCGATGGTCTCCACGCCGTCGTTCGACCCGAACCGGCTGTCGGCGCACGACACCGCGAGCGTCATCGAGGCCTATGAGCAGCTGCTCAACGACCCCGATGACCCGCTGATCAATCGCACGATCAGCGGTGACCAGTACTTCCCCGGCTCGACGTTCAAGGTGCTCGTCGCCGCCGCCGCGATCGATTCGGGCCGGTTCACCGCCGAGTCCACCTTCCCGAACCCCGCCACCCTCGAGCTGCCGTTGAGTGATGCCGTGGTCCGCAACGCCACCCGGGGGCCCTGCGGCTCGGGCAGCACCGTGACCATCGCAACGGCTCTGCGCCTCAGCTGCAACATCCCGTTCGCCGAGCTCGGCCTGGCCCTGGGCGAGGAGACCCTCGCCGAATACGCGGACCGATTCGGCTTCGGCGCGGAGCTGCAGGTGCCGATGGCGGTGACGCCCTCGCGGTTCCCGCGCGGCCTCGACGACGCCCAGCTGATGCTCTCGTCGTTCGGACAGTTCGACGTGCGCGTGACCCCCCTGCAGATGGCCATGGTCAACGCCGCGATCGCCAATGGAGGCAACCTGATGCAGCCCACCCTGCTCGACCGGATCATCGCGCCCGACCTGTCGATCATCCAGCAGCCGGAGCCGACTCTCCTGGGCCAGCCCGTCTCGCGCGCCACGGCCGAGACCGTGACCCGACTGATGGTCGACGCAGTGGCCAACGGTGTCGCGGGGAATGCCAGAATAGAAGGCGTCGACGTGGCCGGGAAGACCGGCACGGCCGAGAACGGCGGTGACGCGCCGTTCACGCTGTGGTTCACGGGTTTCGCTCCGGCCGACAACCCGCGGGTCGCCGTGGCGGTGGTCATCGAAGACGGAGGAGGGCTCGGCCAATCCGGGTCGAGCAACCAGATCGCGGCCCCCATCGGCAAGCGAGTACTTGAGGCGGTGCTGAGCAGATGA
- a CDS encoding FhaA domain-containing protein: protein MGLLDSFERGLERAVGGAFAKTFKSGVQPLEISAALRRELDTKAAVVSRDRILVPNELHVALSPADHARMDALGESLIDELTQLLQQHATAQRYSFPGGISISLEADHSLAEGVVAVSSQTVKGSVVWSPVLDIDGVRHPLTRSRTVIGRGSEADITLDDTGTSRKHLEILWDGERAQVTDLGSTNGTRLNGEPVSRAVLPPDSVIELGRTRILFRVLAQRGDVADPRTRRPGGGR from the coding sequence GTGGGGCTTCTCGACAGCTTCGAGCGCGGCCTCGAGCGCGCCGTCGGCGGCGCCTTCGCGAAGACCTTCAAGAGCGGGGTGCAGCCGCTCGAGATCTCGGCCGCGCTGCGGCGCGAGCTCGACACGAAGGCGGCGGTCGTCTCGCGCGACCGCATCCTCGTCCCGAACGAGCTGCACGTGGCGCTCTCCCCCGCCGACCACGCGCGCATGGATGCTCTCGGCGAGTCGCTGATCGACGAGCTGACGCAGCTGCTGCAGCAGCACGCGACCGCGCAGCGCTACTCCTTCCCCGGCGGCATCAGCATCAGCCTCGAGGCCGACCACTCCCTCGCCGAGGGGGTCGTCGCAGTGTCGTCGCAGACGGTCAAGGGCTCCGTGGTGTGGAGCCCCGTGCTCGACATCGACGGCGTGCGGCACCCGCTCACCCGGTCGCGCACGGTGATCGGCCGCGGCAGCGAGGCCGACATCACGCTCGACGACACCGGCACGAGCCGCAAGCACCTCGAGATCCTGTGGGACGGCGAGCGGGCGCAGGTCACCGACCTCGGCTCGACGAACGGCACGCGCCTCAACGGTGAGCCGGTGAGCCGCGCGGTGCTGCCGCCGGATAGCGTGATCGAGCTGGGGCGCACGCGCATCCTGTTCCGCGTGCTGGCTCAGCGCGGCGACGTCGCCGACCCCCGCACCCGACGACCCGGAGGAGGCCGATGA
- a CDS encoding FtsW/RodA/SpoVE family cell cycle protein — protein MSSTRPADPRVGATVDLGAPRATMTESITIRLRTPAKLRNLELLLLLFAIGVTGAAVALVQLGAIGELDGTIIGYGAGLGMLALGMHVVLRVTAPDADPFILPIAVTLNGLGVAMIYRLDIAEGLTGWESYGIRQMAWTAIAMAIAIATLLIVRNHRILARYRYLAMLAGIGLLLLPMLPGIGQTINGARLWVDLGIFSFQPGEIGKIALAVFFAGYLVTARESLSMVGRTVLGMRLPRGRDLGPILIVWVAAMAVLVFQRDLGTSLLYFGLFLVMLYVATARLSWVVLGLSLFIGGALIASQTLSYVGGRFAGWLGAFEQENYEAIGGSFQLVQGMFGLANGGLIGTGLGQGSPDIVPLAESDFIIASLGEELGLVGLFAILGLYVLLVARGFRIGFNGTDDFGRLLAVGLAFIVALQVFVVIGGVTRVIPLTGLTTPFLAAGGSSLVANWIIVALLLRLSDTVRNQPHLVVED, from the coding sequence ATGAGCTCGACTAGGCCCGCCGACCCCCGCGTGGGCGCGACCGTCGACCTCGGCGCCCCCCGGGCCACCATGACCGAGTCGATCACCATCCGGCTGCGCACTCCCGCGAAGCTGCGCAACCTCGAGCTGCTGCTGCTCCTGTTCGCGATCGGGGTGACCGGCGCCGCCGTCGCGCTCGTGCAGCTCGGTGCCATCGGCGAGCTGGACGGCACGATCATCGGCTACGGGGCCGGTCTCGGGATGCTCGCCCTCGGCATGCACGTCGTGCTGCGGGTCACCGCGCCCGACGCCGACCCGTTCATCCTCCCCATCGCCGTGACTCTCAACGGGCTCGGCGTGGCCATGATCTACCGGCTCGATATCGCCGAGGGCTTGACCGGGTGGGAGAGCTACGGCATCCGCCAGATGGCGTGGACGGCGATCGCCATGGCCATTGCCATCGCCACCCTCCTCATCGTGCGCAACCACCGCATCCTGGCCCGCTACCGCTATCTGGCGATGCTCGCCGGCATCGGCCTGCTCCTGCTGCCGATGCTGCCGGGCATCGGGCAGACGATCAACGGGGCCCGGCTCTGGGTCGACCTCGGCATCTTCTCCTTCCAGCCCGGAGAGATCGGCAAGATCGCCCTCGCCGTCTTCTTCGCGGGATATCTGGTGACCGCACGCGAGTCGCTGTCGATGGTCGGTCGCACGGTGCTGGGCATGCGACTGCCGCGCGGGCGCGACCTCGGCCCGATCCTCATCGTCTGGGTGGCGGCCATGGCCGTGCTGGTCTTCCAGCGCGACCTGGGAACCTCTCTGCTCTACTTCGGCCTCTTCCTCGTGATGCTCTACGTCGCGACGGCCCGGCTCAGCTGGGTGGTGCTCGGGCTGTCGCTGTTCATCGGCGGGGCCCTGATCGCCAGTCAGACCCTCAGCTACGTGGGCGGCCGCTTCGCCGGCTGGCTCGGCGCCTTCGAGCAGGAGAACTACGAGGCCATCGGCGGCAGCTTCCAGCTCGTGCAGGGGATGTTCGGTCTCGCGAACGGCGGCCTCATCGGTACCGGGCTCGGGCAGGGCAGCCCCGACATCGTGCCGCTCGCGGAGAGCGACTTCATCATCGCCAGCCTCGGGGAGGAGCTCGGGCTGGTCGGCCTGTTCGCCATTCTCGGCCTGTACGTGCTGCTCGTCGCCCGCGGCTTCCGCATCGGGTTCAACGGCACCGACGACTTCGGGCGCCTCCTCGCCGTCGGCCTCGCGTTCATCGTCGCGTTGCAGGTGTTCGTCGTCATCGGCGGGGTGACGCGGGTGATCCCGCTCACCGGACTCACCACGCCGTTCCTCGCGGCGGGCGGCTCGTCCCTCGTCGCGAACTGGATCATCGTCGCCCTCCTGCTGCGCCTCAGCGACACGGTGCGCAACCAGCCCCACCTGGTGGTGGAGGACTGA
- a CDS encoding YaeQ family protein, protein MAAGAVVHTFTGSLADVDRGVYDELSLRVARHPSETDAYMLTRVLAYCLEHTDGIAFSEGLSSTDEPAIIVRDATGLLRAWVEIGAPDAERLHHGSKQAERTVVYTHRDPAKVLALWAGKRIHRAEYLALYSFDPGFIDAAVAVLERRNDITVSVTEGQLYLDLNGVTLSSAVHEHRVG, encoded by the coding sequence ATGGCAGCCGGCGCAGTGGTGCACACCTTCACGGGGTCGCTCGCCGACGTCGACCGCGGCGTCTACGACGAGCTGAGCCTGCGCGTCGCGCGGCACCCGAGCGAGACCGACGCCTACATGCTCACGCGCGTGCTCGCCTACTGCCTCGAGCACACCGACGGCATCGCGTTCAGCGAGGGCCTCTCGTCGACCGACGAGCCCGCCATCATCGTGCGCGACGCGACCGGCCTGCTGCGGGCCTGGGTCGAGATCGGGGCCCCGGATGCGGAGCGCCTGCACCACGGAAGCAAGCAGGCCGAGCGCACCGTCGTCTACACGCACCGCGACCCCGCCAAGGTGCTCGCCCTCTGGGCCGGAAAGCGCATCCACCGCGCCGAGTACCTCGCCCTCTACAGCTTCGACCCGGGATTCATCGACGCCGCCGTCGCGGTGCTCGAGCGGCGCAACGACATTACGGTCTCGGTGACCGAGGGGCAGCTCTACCTCGACCTCAACGGGGTGACGCTGAGCTCAGCGGTGCACGAGCACCGGGTGGGGTGA
- a CDS encoding N-6 DNA methylase: MFLEDAEIEAADTAALRKARGAFFTPDGITRHLVEWAIRSPDDSVLEPSTGDAAFLTAAVRRLQELGAPRPSLDGVEIHPPSAAEAAVAVCAAGGDARIKVSDFFLVEAEGRYDAVIGNPPFIRYQDWTGEQRDRARFAALQQGVALSGLSSSWAAFVAHSAGFLKPGGRLALVLPAELLSVNYAAPVRRFLLERFARVELVVFDEQVFPDAEADTVLVKAEGWGQTPRGSAVLRQTRNAMSLGSLRQGSTWAPVDLSDRWSPLALNDLTLRAMGALRNAEAFVPLAEYGDTSLGAVTGANRYFALSPARVADLGIPRRDLVRISPPGSAHLRGLEFTSAALDRLGAEGQSTWLLSPSHRPAEATLSYISSGSATGIDLAYKCRVRKPWWRVPLLAVPDLFLTYMNADTARLTTNRAGARHLNSVHGVYLNGHTRELANDVLPVASLNTMTVLSAELVGRSYGGGILKLEPREADKWWMPSLMALEHNRKALRTLKPQVEVLLRERQLEVAIRLVDEVVLDGLVSERELKALRSDRIALAARRALRGKSRNRSED; encoded by the coding sequence GTGTTCCTTGAAGATGCGGAGATCGAGGCGGCGGACACCGCCGCGCTGAGGAAGGCGCGTGGAGCGTTCTTCACTCCGGACGGAATCACTCGGCATCTGGTCGAGTGGGCAATCCGATCTCCTGACGACAGCGTCCTCGAGCCGAGCACGGGGGACGCGGCTTTCCTGACTGCCGCGGTAAGGCGGCTCCAGGAGCTGGGCGCGCCTCGGCCGTCCCTCGATGGTGTCGAGATTCATCCTCCTAGCGCGGCGGAAGCTGCTGTCGCGGTTTGTGCGGCTGGTGGTGATGCGCGCATCAAGGTCAGCGACTTCTTCCTCGTCGAGGCTGAAGGCAGGTATGACGCCGTTATCGGGAATCCACCCTTCATCCGATATCAGGACTGGACGGGCGAGCAGCGAGATCGCGCTCGCTTTGCGGCACTCCAACAAGGGGTGGCTCTCTCGGGGCTCTCTTCAAGCTGGGCTGCATTTGTCGCGCACTCTGCCGGTTTCCTGAAGCCGGGTGGGCGTCTTGCACTTGTGTTGCCAGCCGAACTCCTGAGCGTCAATTACGCAGCGCCAGTCCGGCGATTCCTGCTCGAGCGATTCGCCCGCGTTGAGCTGGTGGTCTTCGACGAGCAAGTTTTTCCGGATGCCGAGGCGGACACAGTCTTGGTGAAGGCCGAGGGTTGGGGCCAAACTCCCCGCGGGAGCGCTGTACTCCGTCAGACACGGAACGCCATGAGCTTGGGATCTCTTAGGCAAGGTTCGACGTGGGCGCCTGTTGATCTTTCCGACAGATGGTCGCCGCTCGCGCTCAACGATCTGACGCTCAGAGCGATGGGTGCCCTCCGCAACGCTGAGGCGTTCGTCCCGCTTGCTGAGTATGGGGACACATCTCTTGGTGCTGTCACTGGGGCCAACCGATATTTTGCCCTCTCGCCCGCGCGGGTTGCGGACCTAGGGATCCCGCGACGAGATCTGGTTCGGATAAGTCCACCCGGCAGCGCACATCTCCGCGGGCTGGAGTTCACATCTGCTGCCCTAGATCGACTCGGCGCTGAAGGCCAGTCGACCTGGTTGCTCAGCCCAAGTCATAGACCGGCGGAGGCGACACTCAGCTACATTTCCTCTGGCTCAGCCACTGGAATCGACTTGGCCTACAAGTGCCGAGTGAGGAAGCCGTGGTGGCGGGTCCCCCTTCTGGCTGTACCGGATCTCTTCCTGACCTACATGAACGCAGATACTGCAAGGCTCACGACGAATCGCGCAGGCGCACGTCACCTCAACAGCGTGCACGGGGTCTATTTGAACGGCCACACACGCGAATTGGCGAATGATGTGCTTCCTGTCGCGTCGCTAAACACGATGACCGTCTTGTCCGCGGAGCTCGTCGGCCGCTCCTACGGCGGCGGAATCCTCAAACTTGAGCCCAGAGAGGCAGACAAGTGGTGGATGCCCTCGTTGATGGCTCTGGAGCACAACCGGAAGGCACTCCGGACGCTCAAGCCCCAAGTCGAAGTATTGCTTCGCGAACGCCAGCTCGAGGTAGCGATCCGACTTGTGGATGAAGTGGTCTTGGACGGATTGGTGTCGGAACGTGAACTGAAGGCACTGAGGTCGGACCGCATTGCGCTCGCAGCACGACGTGCCTTACGTGGGAAGAGCCGCAATAGGAGCGAGGACTGA